The proteins below are encoded in one region of Sulfuricurvum sp.:
- a CDS encoding class I SAM-dependent methyltransferase, whose translation MSDQREFWNERFAKEGYFYGKEPNRYVASHIDTLEKGKNILFLGEGEGRNAAYALSKGHTVTALDASDIGLAKAEALAHSLGFTLSLIHIDLEDWEPGEHYDAIFCSFLHLAEPLRSDVFSKVIDHLKPGAIFAGEFFSIHQLPRTTGGPKDETLLYTADELRTLLEQTPCDILELCETETELNEGRGHIGIASVVRMAVRKR comes from the coding sequence ATGAGTGATCAGCGCGAATTTTGGAACGAACGCTTCGCCAAAGAGGGGTATTTTTACGGTAAAGAGCCGAACCGATACGTCGCCTCCCACATCGACACGCTGGAGAAGGGGAAAAATATCCTCTTTTTAGGAGAGGGGGAAGGGCGCAACGCAGCCTATGCCCTGAGTAAAGGGCACACCGTCACCGCACTCGATGCCAGCGATATCGGTTTGGCAAAAGCAGAAGCTTTGGCACACTCGCTTGGATTTACCCTGAGCCTTATTCACATCGATTTGGAAGACTGGGAGCCGGGTGAACACTATGATGCGATTTTCTGCTCCTTTCTCCACCTCGCTGAACCGCTCCGCAGTGATGTGTTTTCAAAAGTCATCGACCATCTCAAACCCGGTGCTATTTTCGCAGGAGAGTTTTTCTCTATACATCAGCTTCCACGCACTACCGGCGGCCCTAAAGATGAAACGCTTCTCTATACTGCCGATGAGTTACGCACACTTTTAGAACAAACACCGTGCGATATACTCGAACTCTGCGAAACCGAAACGGAACTCAACGAGGGAAGAGGGCATATCGGAATCGCTTCGGTTGTCCGTATGGCGGTACGCAAACGATGA
- a CDS encoding RluA family pseudouridine synthase, translating into MPFITKKLHSPIRQTALSFLMSELGLSRSEAQRLIARGRLTQNGTVMDDQFGYIEGDIEFICFEPLSRGFKPMFVTNDFAVFDKPSGLSVHPHSRRSPYTLNDEIKHQFGDDANATHRIDQETSGLVLVSRTKTSETVLKKLFSERAISKRYLAMVKGHVKHDLDIQEPLFRIDHPNLLISMVVKVDPKGKPAHTLIKPLRYFPEQDMTLVEASPLTGRTHQIRVHLFHVKHPIIGDPVYGPAEEDVIRFINKELSAEERLRIGSSTRLLLHAHSLEFTYESEHYRIVSEKDFVKECFEAMKLIHPL; encoded by the coding sequence ATGCCTTTTATCACTAAAAAGCTCCATTCTCCAATACGCCAAACCGCCCTCTCATTTTTAATGAGTGAACTGGGCCTGTCCCGAAGTGAAGCTCAACGTCTTATAGCAAGAGGGCGTCTAACACAAAACGGCACCGTTATGGACGATCAATTCGGATATATTGAAGGTGATATTGAGTTCATCTGTTTTGAACCGTTATCGCGTGGTTTCAAACCGATGTTTGTTACTAACGACTTTGCCGTTTTCGACAAACCCAGCGGTTTGAGCGTTCATCCTCATAGCCGACGTTCCCCCTATACACTGAATGATGAGATCAAACATCAGTTTGGTGACGATGCTAACGCGACACATCGTATCGATCAAGAAACGAGCGGATTGGTTTTAGTTTCCCGTACTAAAACCAGTGAGACTGTTTTAAAAAAGTTATTCTCAGAACGAGCTATTTCCAAACGCTATCTTGCAATGGTAAAAGGTCATGTCAAACACGATCTTGACATACAAGAGCCCCTATTTAGAATTGACCATCCCAATCTATTAATCAGTATGGTCGTTAAAGTTGATCCGAAGGGGAAACCGGCTCACACTCTTATTAAGCCTCTCCGATACTTTCCTGAGCAGGATATGACCCTCGTAGAAGCATCACCGCTAACCGGACGCACGCATCAAATACGTGTTCATTTGTTCCACGTGAAACATCCGATCATCGGTGATCCGGTATACGGTCCTGCGGAAGAAGATGTCATTCGGTTTATTAACAAAGAGTTGTCAGCAGAAGAACGGCTACGAATTGGGAGTTCAACACGTCTGTTGCTTCACGCCCATTCGCTTGAGTTCACCTATGAGAGTGAGCATTATCGTATTGTTTCGGAAAAAGATTTTGTAAAAGAGTGCTTTGAAGCGATGAAACTTATTCACCCGCTCTAA
- a CDS encoding low molecular weight protein-tyrosine-phosphatase — MKSVLFVCLGNICRSPIAEGVARRLIEEGGHNITVDSAGTSHWHAGEPPCKHSVTVAHNHNIDISKLRARQVCKADFRTFDLIVALDQSNYNDLKAMGCTNLVKLGDYGHEGADVPDPYFFDGFEGFEHVYTMIESCVKKLLTR, encoded by the coding sequence GTGAAATCCGTCCTCTTTGTCTGTTTGGGAAATATCTGCCGTTCACCGATCGCCGAAGGGGTTGCACGCCGTTTGATAGAAGAGGGCGGCCACAACATCACGGTCGACTCTGCCGGAACGAGCCATTGGCACGCCGGAGAACCTCCCTGCAAACACTCTGTTACCGTCGCTCATAATCACAATATTGATATTTCAAAACTTCGTGCCCGTCAGGTCTGCAAAGCCGACTTCAGAACCTTTGATCTGATCGTCGCACTGGATCAAAGCAACTATAACGATCTCAAAGCGATGGGATGTACTAATTTAGTGAAATTGGGAGATTATGGGCACGAGGGGGCAGATGTCCCCGATCCGTATTTTTTTGACGGATTTGAAGGGTTCGAGCACGTATATACGATGATCGAATCGTGCGTAAAAAAGCTCCTTACCCGCTAA
- a CDS encoding RsmB/NOP family class I SAM-dependent RNA methyltransferase, with protein sequence MTTLPEAFVERLSQIVPHEQFDSIIRTFDSPKQVTFRVNTLKSTPEALEAELTAADIPFERVGWLEGVYRIAPEEKLRLTQSDPFYGGRLYIQNLASMIAPLILAPKPEETVLDLAAAPGGKTLMLAEMMENTGWLSAVELSRERFFRLRDNLESQGVTNAHTYMTDGRSVGKKCPEMFDRILLDAPCSSEARFKTHEPKSMSFWTIHKVKETSKLQRRLLLSAFDALKPGGKLLYCTCSFSPEENESPLQHLLERHGEHLTTLPLTLPFYNIQKPLKRWGKEVFDERIQNAVRILPTDTIDGFFICLLEKK encoded by the coding sequence ATGACAACCCTTCCTGAAGCTTTTGTCGAGCGACTCTCCCAAATTGTTCCACATGAACAGTTTGACTCCATCATCCGTACCTTTGATTCTCCTAAACAGGTCACCTTTCGGGTCAATACGCTCAAATCGACACCCGAAGCCCTCGAAGCGGAGTTAACTGCCGCAGATATCCCCTTTGAGCGGGTAGGGTGGCTGGAGGGCGTCTACCGTATCGCTCCCGAAGAGAAACTTCGCCTCACCCAGAGCGATCCCTTTTACGGCGGCAGGCTCTATATCCAAAATCTCGCCTCCATGATCGCACCGCTCATCCTCGCCCCCAAGCCCGAAGAGACGGTACTCGATCTCGCCGCCGCTCCCGGAGGTAAAACGCTGATGCTTGCAGAGATGATGGAAAACACGGGATGGCTCTCGGCGGTAGAACTGTCGCGAGAACGTTTTTTCCGACTGCGCGACAATCTGGAAAGCCAAGGGGTGACCAATGCCCACACCTACATGACCGATGGACGGAGCGTGGGGAAAAAATGTCCCGAGATGTTTGACCGTATTTTACTCGATGCACCGTGTTCCTCCGAAGCGCGGTTCAAAACCCATGAGCCTAAATCGATGTCGTTTTGGACGATCCACAAGGTCAAAGAGACCTCGAAACTCCAGCGCCGATTGCTCCTCTCCGCATTCGATGCCCTCAAACCGGGCGGTAAATTGCTCTATTGTACCTGCTCATTTTCTCCCGAAGAGAATGAAAGCCCTCTCCAGCACCTCTTAGAGCGTCATGGAGAGCATTTAACGACATTGCCCCTGACTTTGCCCTTCTATAACATCCAAAAGCCTTTAAAACGGTGGGGAAAAGAGGTTTTCGATGAACGGATCCAAAATGCCGTCCGTATTTTGCCGACCGATACCATCGACGGGTTCTTTATCTGTTTGTTGGAGAAAAAGTGA
- a CDS encoding RluA family pseudouridine synthase, with protein sequence MPFVIKKLHAPTRQKAFLFLMRELGISQSEAQRLISKGRLFQNGVAMSNNAGFIEGDFDFVCFEPLSMGLNPTFVAEEFAVYDKPSGLLVHPQNRHTPYSLNDEIKHRFGHDANIAHRIDQETSGLVLAARNKTSERVLKMMFEDREITKRYLAMVKGHLKEPLDIQEPLLRREDESTIVRMIVRVHPEGKPSRTFITPLRYFPETDTTLVEASPYTGRQHQIRVHLFHVKHPIVGDPIYNQDENDAVRFLDREMSVEERFKNTGASRLLLHAHSLEFVYGDNPYYIVSREDFITQCFEAMKVK encoded by the coding sequence TTGCCCTTCGTCATCAAAAAGCTCCATGCTCCTACCCGTCAAAAAGCATTCCTGTTTTTAATGCGAGAGTTGGGAATTTCTCAAAGTGAAGCACAGCGTCTTATTTCCAAAGGGAGACTTTTTCAAAACGGTGTAGCCATGTCCAACAACGCCGGATTTATCGAAGGGGATTTTGATTTCGTCTGTTTCGAGCCGTTATCGATGGGACTCAATCCGACGTTTGTTGCTGAAGAGTTTGCTGTCTATGATAAGCCCAGCGGTTTGCTCGTTCACCCTCAAAACCGTCACACCCCTTATTCACTCAATGATGAGATCAAACATCGCTTCGGGCATGATGCCAACATTGCTCACCGTATCGATCAGGAGACAAGCGGACTGGTTTTAGCGGCACGCAATAAAACCTCTGAACGTGTTTTGAAAATGATGTTTGAAGACCGTGAAATCACCAAGCGTTATCTCGCTATGGTTAAAGGCCATCTAAAAGAGCCTCTCGATATCCAAGAGCCTCTTTTGCGTCGTGAAGATGAAAGTACTATTGTACGAATGATTGTACGCGTTCATCCCGAAGGTAAACCCTCACGTACCTTTATCACTCCTCTGCGTTATTTTCCCGAGACGGACACTACCCTTGTAGAGGCTTCCCCCTATACGGGACGACAGCATCAGATTCGTGTCCATTTGTTTCACGTGAAACATCCAATCGTTGGAGATCCTATATATAACCAAGACGAAAACGATGCCGTCCGTTTTTTAGATAGAGAAATGTCCGTAGAAGAGCGTTTTAAAAATACCGGTGCATCCCGTCTTTTACTTCATGCCCATTCACTCGAATTTGTGTATGGTGATAATCCCTACTACATAGTTTCCAGAGAAGACTTCATTACACAATGTTTTGAAGCAATGAAAGTAAAATAA
- a CDS encoding ribonucleoside-diphosphate reductase subunit alpha, with product MLTIVKRNGRREPLDISKIQKYTSAAVKGLINVSQSELEVDAQIQFRDGIHSNEIQHTLIKTAVDKIDIDSPNWTFVASRLFLYDLYHRVNGFTGYGSLESYFERGEAEGRILLGLRDKFDLADLDAYIVPERDLEFNYLGVKTLYDRYLIKDRNGDPIELPQHMFMAVAMFLAQNETDRQGWAKKFYDMMSKFEVMMATPTLSNARTNRHQLSSCYIGSAPDNIEGIFDAYKEMALLSKFGGGIGWDWTQVRAMGSFIDGHKNAAGGTVPFLKITNDIAIAVDQLGTRKGAIAVYLEPWHMDVKDFLDVKKNSGEERRRAHDLFPALWINDMFMKRVVEDGIWTMFDPFDVKELSELYGDAFEKRYLELEQDPNIVKEHTKAKDLWKKILTSYFETGSPFLCFKDSANRANPNDHYGIIRSSNLCTEIFQNTQPNHYLIKIKYEDGSFVTFEEDEIVKVDSGIEKPANKVTALDSLGGRPIYIVEKEKVDGATAVCNLASVNLSRVHTKEDIDRIVPVAIRALDNVIDLNFYPLEKVKRTNMRSRAIGLGVMGEAQMLAENKIVWGSQEHFDKVDEVMESVSYNAILASSNLAVEKGKYAEYEGSKWSRGILPMDHATAEVQNLVDRGGLFAPNYEWDELRETIKRQGMRNGYLMAIAPTSSISILTGTTQTIEPIYKRKWFEENLSGLIPVVAPKLSPDTWGYYTPAYDLDQTILVKAAAIRQKWIDQGQSLNIFITLDRASGKYLNDIYMLAWKLGLKSTYYLRSQSPEQKQDTADRSMECEGCQ from the coding sequence ATGCTAACTATAGTTAAACGAAACGGCCGCCGTGAACCGTTGGATATTTCAAAAATTCAAAAATATACTTCTGCTGCTGTTAAAGGGTTGATAAACGTATCGCAAAGCGAATTGGAAGTCGATGCACAGATTCAGTTCCGTGACGGTATCCATAGTAATGAGATTCAGCACACCCTGATTAAAACAGCGGTTGACAAGATCGACATCGATTCTCCCAATTGGACGTTTGTAGCATCCCGTCTCTTTTTATATGATCTTTATCACCGTGTAAACGGTTTTACCGGTTATGGCTCATTAGAGAGTTATTTTGAACGAGGTGAAGCTGAAGGACGTATTTTACTCGGTCTGCGTGATAAATTCGATTTAGCGGATTTGGATGCGTATATCGTACCTGAACGTGATCTTGAGTTTAACTATCTCGGCGTAAAAACTCTTTATGACCGTTATCTGATCAAAGACCGTAACGGCGATCCGATCGAGCTGCCTCAACATATGTTTATGGCCGTTGCAATGTTCTTGGCACAAAACGAAACCGACCGTCAGGGATGGGCGAAAAAGTTCTATGACATGATGTCCAAATTCGAAGTGATGATGGCGACCCCTACTCTCTCCAATGCCCGCACCAATCGTCATCAGCTTAGCTCGTGTTATATCGGTTCTGCGCCGGATAATATCGAAGGGATTTTTGACGCCTACAAAGAGATGGCATTGCTCTCGAAATTTGGCGGAGGAATCGGCTGGGATTGGACACAGGTCCGTGCGATGGGTTCATTCATCGACGGGCATAAGAACGCGGCCGGCGGAACCGTACCGTTTTTGAAAATCACCAACGATATCGCGATTGCGGTCGATCAGCTCGGAACCCGCAAGGGAGCTATCGCCGTGTATCTCGAGCCATGGCACATGGATGTCAAAGATTTCCTCGATGTGAAGAAAAACTCCGGAGAAGAGCGCCGACGTGCGCATGACTTGTTCCCAGCGCTGTGGATCAACGATATGTTTATGAAACGTGTCGTAGAAGACGGAATCTGGACGATGTTCGATCCGTTCGACGTAAAAGAGCTCAGTGAGCTTTACGGAGATGCGTTTGAGAAACGTTATCTCGAACTCGAACAAGATCCAAATATCGTAAAAGAACATACCAAAGCGAAAGATCTTTGGAAAAAGATTTTGACGTCGTATTTTGAAACGGGAAGCCCGTTCCTGTGTTTTAAAGACAGTGCGAATCGTGCCAATCCGAATGACCATTACGGCATTATCCGCAGTTCAAACCTTTGTACCGAGATTTTCCAAAATACGCAGCCGAACCATTATCTGATCAAAATCAAATACGAAGACGGATCGTTTGTCACTTTTGAAGAAGATGAGATCGTAAAAGTCGACAGCGGAATCGAAAAACCGGCGAACAAAGTTACGGCACTCGATTCTCTCGGAGGCCGTCCGATCTACATCGTGGAAAAAGAGAAAGTCGACGGTGCAACAGCGGTGTGTAACCTCGCATCGGTTAACCTCTCCCGTGTCCATACGAAAGAGGATATCGACCGTATCGTTCCGGTAGCGATTCGTGCTCTTGATAATGTTATCGATCTCAACTTCTATCCGTTGGAAAAAGTAAAACGTACAAACATGCGCAGCCGTGCAATCGGTTTGGGTGTTATGGGTGAAGCGCAAATGCTTGCCGAAAACAAAATCGTTTGGGGCAGCCAAGAACATTTCGACAAAGTCGATGAAGTGATGGAGTCGGTGAGCTATAACGCGATTCTCGCTTCCAGCAACCTCGCCGTCGAAAAAGGAAAATATGCCGAGTATGAAGGCTCAAAATGGAGCCGCGGAATCCTCCCTATGGATCATGCGACTGCAGAAGTTCAAAACCTCGTGGATCGCGGCGGATTGTTTGCACCGAATTATGAGTGGGATGAGCTTCGTGAAACGATCAAACGTCAGGGGATGCGTAACGGCTATCTGATGGCGATCGCACCGACCTCTTCTATCTCTATTCTTACCGGTACGACACAAACGATCGAGCCGATCTACAAACGCAAATGGTTTGAAGAAAATCTCTCAGGATTGATTCCGGTTGTTGCACCGAAACTCAGTCCGGATACATGGGGATACTATACTCCAGCGTACGATCTCGATCAAACGATCCTCGTCAAAGCGGCGGCAATCCGTCAAAAATGGATCGATCAGGGGCAAAGTCTCAATATCTTTATCACCCTAGATCGCGCCAGCGGGAAATATCTCAACGATATCTACATGCTCGCATGGAAACTGGGTCTCAAATCGACCTACTATCTACGCTCACAATCGCCGGAGCAAAAACAAGACACAGCAGACCGCTCGATGGAGTGTGAAGGGTGCCAGTAA
- the purB gene encoding adenylosuccinate lyase — protein sequence MVDRYAREEMKSKWSIQAKYQAWLDVEKAVVVAWNKLGLIPDEDAKKIVENAGFSVERIDEIEAITRHDLIAFTTSVSETLGEESRWFHYGMTSSDTVDTAVALQMRDSLALIIEDVKMVMESIKKRAEEHKMTLLVGRSHGIHGEPITFGLVLAVWYDEMARHLTNLEQTMEVICVGQVSGAMGNFAHAPLELEEYACEALGLKPAPASNQVIQRDRYARLASALALLASSIEKFAVQVRHWQRTEVYECEEFFAKGQKGSSAMPHKRNPILTENITGLARMVRAYVIPAMENVALWHERDISHSSTERFWLPDSFVTSDFMLHRFNSVIANLVVYPENMMRNLNLTGGLVFSQRVLLELPLKGVSREDAYRIVQRNAMKVWEGLQQGKSAINEKGESLYLQYLLDDEELRQSLSEEAIRECFNYDYYTKNVDKIFARVFK from the coding sequence ATGGTAGATCGTTACGCCAGAGAAGAGATGAAATCAAAATGGAGTATCCAAGCAAAATATCAAGCATGGCTCGATGTCGAGAAAGCGGTTGTTGTTGCGTGGAATAAATTAGGTCTTATTCCGGATGAAGATGCTAAAAAAATTGTCGAGAACGCAGGGTTCAGTGTTGAGCGTATCGATGAGATCGAAGCGATCACTCGCCACGATTTGATCGCGTTTACTACTTCCGTTTCTGAAACTCTCGGAGAAGAGAGTAGATGGTTCCATTACGGAATGACATCATCCGATACGGTTGATACGGCTGTCGCTCTTCAGATGCGGGATTCATTGGCATTGATTATCGAAGATGTAAAAATGGTCATGGAGTCGATCAAAAAACGTGCGGAAGAGCACAAGATGACTTTGCTCGTCGGACGTTCACACGGGATCCACGGTGAGCCGATTACGTTTGGTTTGGTGTTAGCGGTTTGGTATGATGAAATGGCTCGACATTTGACGAACTTGGAACAAACGATGGAAGTGATTTGTGTCGGCCAAGTATCCGGAGCGATGGGAAATTTTGCTCACGCACCGTTAGAGCTTGAAGAATATGCGTGTGAAGCATTAGGACTCAAACCGGCTCCGGCGTCTAACCAGGTTATTCAGCGTGACCGTTACGCACGTCTTGCTTCGGCATTGGCATTGTTGGCAAGCTCGATCGAAAAATTTGCCGTGCAGGTTCGCCATTGGCAACGTACCGAAGTGTATGAGTGTGAAGAGTTTTTTGCCAAAGGGCAAAAAGGTTCATCCGCAATGCCGCATAAACGCAATCCGATTTTGACCGAAAATATCACCGGGTTAGCCCGTATGGTTCGTGCCTATGTTATACCTGCGATGGAAAACGTCGCGTTATGGCATGAGCGTGATATCTCTCACAGCTCAACTGAGCGTTTCTGGCTACCGGACAGTTTTGTAACAAGTGACTTTATGCTTCACCGTTTTAACAGTGTTATTGCAAATCTCGTGGTCTATCCTGAGAACATGATGCGTAATCTCAACTTGACCGGAGGACTCGTTTTCTCTCAACGCGTTTTACTCGAGCTTCCACTTAAAGGGGTAAGCCGTGAAGATGCGTACCGTATCGTTCAACGCAATGCGATGAAAGTATGGGAAGGATTGCAGCAAGGCAAAAGTGCGATCAACGAAAAGGGTGAGAGTCTCTATCTTCAATATTTATTGGATGATGAAGAGCTACGTCAAAGTTTGAGTGAAGAAGCGATTCGCGAATGCTTTAATTATGATTATTATACTAAAAATGTCGATAAAATTTTCGCGCGGGTGTTCAAATAA
- a CDS encoding lysophospholipid acyltransferase family protein, whose protein sequence is MVSAEYILRKEHPKVFQYPSLVNKTIVGLTRLLLHEKSINRFMEQHEEKNGLEFIDAVLKYLNVSYKTVHRQIENIPTMGKVIIVANHPLGALDALCLIQMVCSVRQDKKVKIVANKMLGEITQLKEFMIGVDNFNDKLSKHALRQIDNALQTEEAVIFFPSGEVSRAGLFGVKEGLWKGGFVKFSKRNSAPILPIHIKGKNSPLFYAVSWIYKPLGALLLSHEIFAARNHVFDFTIGEMVSEKVIGDFNLSEKRHARLFRKHLLRIAKGKKGIYPTECSIAHPVSRQELRSELRKGELLGHTSDNKEIYLIEHENAPNIINEIGRLREYSFRKVGEGSGHARDIDAYDRYYHHLVLWDDEALEIAGAYRIGECEWILSWLGKEGLYMSDLCDMNDQFDSVLEDAIELGRSFVQPKYWGSRALDYLWQGIGAYLSHNPQVKYMMGPVSISGSFPKHAKEALVYFYSLYFGSDNTMVRAKSPYFLSDYVRSEFEELFDGNNYTEDFKRLKDYLKALDVSVPTLYKQYSELCEEGGVQFMDFGIDEDFNNCIDGYILVDIRKIKESKRQRYIRAGE, encoded by the coding sequence ATGGTTAGTGCAGAATATATTTTACGCAAAGAACATCCGAAAGTATTTCAATATCCCTCACTTGTCAATAAAACGATTGTCGGATTAACGAGATTGCTTCTCCATGAAAAATCTATCAATCGATTTATGGAACAGCATGAAGAGAAAAACGGATTGGAATTTATTGATGCCGTTTTGAAATATTTAAATGTTTCATATAAAACAGTCCATCGTCAGATTGAGAACATTCCCACTATGGGAAAAGTGATCATCGTTGCCAATCATCCTCTGGGTGCTCTGGATGCTCTTTGTTTGATCCAAATGGTATGTTCGGTACGTCAAGACAAAAAAGTAAAAATTGTCGCCAATAAAATGCTTGGTGAAATTACTCAGCTCAAAGAGTTCATGATAGGGGTAGATAATTTTAACGACAAACTCTCTAAACATGCTCTTCGTCAAATCGATAATGCACTTCAGACGGAAGAGGCGGTAATATTTTTCCCTTCGGGAGAAGTTTCACGTGCGGGATTGTTCGGAGTGAAAGAGGGATTATGGAAAGGGGGATTTGTAAAATTTTCCAAACGTAATTCGGCCCCCATCTTGCCGATCCATATTAAAGGTAAAAACAGTCCGCTCTTTTATGCCGTTTCCTGGATTTACAAACCGTTAGGGGCTCTGCTGCTAAGTCATGAGATATTTGCTGCACGAAATCATGTTTTTGATTTTACGATCGGAGAGATGGTAAGTGAAAAAGTCATTGGTGATTTCAATCTAAGTGAAAAACGGCATGCCAGATTGTTCCGTAAACACCTTTTACGGATCGCAAAAGGGAAAAAAGGTATTTATCCTACCGAATGCTCTATTGCGCATCCTGTATCGCGTCAGGAGCTTCGTAGCGAGCTTCGCAAAGGTGAATTGCTAGGACATACCAGTGACAACAAAGAGATCTATCTTATAGAGCATGAAAATGCTCCGAATATCATCAATGAAATCGGACGTCTTCGTGAATATTCATTTCGCAAAGTGGGAGAAGGGAGCGGTCATGCACGCGATATCGATGCATATGACCGTTACTATCACCATTTGGTATTATGGGATGACGAGGCCTTGGAAATCGCCGGAGCGTATCGTATCGGCGAATGTGAATGGATTCTTTCGTGGTTAGGCAAAGAGGGATTGTATATGAGCGATTTATGCGACATGAACGATCAATTCGATTCCGTATTGGAAGATGCGATTGAACTGGGACGCAGTTTCGTGCAGCCGAAATATTGGGGCAGCCGTGCATTGGATTATCTCTGGCAAGGTATCGGTGCTTATCTCAGTCATAACCCGCAGGTTAAATATATGATGGGACCGGTGAGTATATCCGGGAGTTTTCCAAAACATGCCAAAGAGGCACTGGTCTATTTTTATAGCCTTTATTTCGGTTCCGACAATACGATGGTAAGGGCAAAGTCCCCTTATTTTCTGTCGGATTACGTACGTTCAGAATTTGAAGAATTATTTGATGGAAATAATTATACGGAAGATTTTAAACGGCTGAAAGATTACCTCAAGGCTCTTGATGTTTCTGTCCCTACCCTCTATAAACAATACAGTGAATTGTGTGAAGAAGGGGGAGTTCAATTCATGGATTTTGGAATTGACGAAGACTTCAATAACTGTATTGACGGCTATATATTGGTCGATATTCGTAAGATCAAAGAGTCAAAAAGACAAAGATACATTAGAGCGGGTGAATAA
- the ruvC gene encoding crossover junction endodeoxyribonuclease RuvC translates to MNILGIDPGTRNCGYAIIAIEGQKLRLVEAGLIKIKAEELQYQIPQVAEAIEQLFHSHTIDEVAMEDIFYAHNPKTVLKLAQFRGAITLKLLQEFGMFAEYTPLQVKKSLTGKAKAAKEQVAFMVKQILGITKEIKPLDITDAMAVAITHAQRVKLEINQKSREKK, encoded by the coding sequence ATGAATATTTTGGGAATCGATCCGGGAACGAGAAATTGCGGATATGCAATCATAGCGATCGAGGGACAAAAATTGCGCCTTGTTGAAGCCGGACTTATTAAGATAAAGGCGGAAGAACTTCAATACCAGATTCCGCAAGTGGCTGAAGCGATTGAACAACTGTTTCATTCTCATACAATCGATGAAGTGGCAATGGAAGATATTTTTTATGCTCATAACCCAAAAACGGTTTTAAAACTGGCACAGTTTCGCGGAGCGATCACTCTTAAGCTTTTACAGGAGTTTGGAATGTTTGCGGAATATACACCGTTGCAGGTAAAAAAATCGTTGACCGGAAAAGCAAAGGCGGCAAAAGAGCAGGTAGCATTTATGGTGAAACAGATTTTAGGGATTACAAAAGAGATAAAACCTCTGGATATTACCGATGCGATGGCGGTAGCCATAACTCATGCACAAAGAGTGAAGTTGGAAATAAATCAAAAAAGCAGGGAGAAAAAATAA